In Streptomyces liangshanensis, the DNA window TGCCGCCGGCCGCGAGCCTTGGGGTCTCCGCCCGTTCCGTAGTTCGAGATCACAAGAAAAGGGGACTTCCGGTCGAGCACGTCGTCCATCGCCCGCCAAGGCAGCAAATCGGTGTCGCCCGAATCGCGGGAGACCCCCTTGCGGTACGTGCGATGCGTGGGCGAGGGAAGTTTCACCGACTCGCGATCCTTCTCCTTGCGAGCGATGAGAACGGCCCTCTTGCGTGTTTGCGGAACTCCGTACGCTTCTGTGTGCAGGAGTCCGTAGTCGACCGCATATCCTTCGGGCCGCAGAGCCTCGGCGTACGCCTCCCACACCGGTAGTACTGCCGGAACCTGCTCGAGGACGATCGCGTTGTAAGGCCTGTCGTGATCGTCGATCGCTTCCAACACCCAACGAAGGGGCTCCAGTACCAGTCCGGTGCGCATGTCCTCCATCTTGGAGAGGTCTCTCGCGATGGCCTCGCGATCCTCCCGGGCGACCATGCGCTCGACGAAAGTCAATACGTCGTCCAGTGCCCTGCGTCCCGCGCCGTTGCCCGCCACGGTGAAGGTCTGACACGGAGGGCCACCGGCAAGTACGTCCGCGTCCGGGAAGTCGGCCGGTCCGAAGCGACGTACATCGCCTTCGTACGTGGTCAGGCCCGCGGCACGCCGTGTGGTGCAGGCGGACGGATCCCATTCCACGCCCGACGTGGCCACGCCGAGTTTCTCGGCGGCCACGTCGAGCCCGCCAGGGCCGGCGAACAGGTCCACGATCTGGACGGGATGCACTTGATCTCCAGAGGTGTTGTCGCGCGGGACCGTTGGCGGCGCGATCGGCCGGGCCGCGTCTGCCGGTCCCGACAGCGCCCCAGACTATCGCGGGCCACCGAGCAGGGCTGCCGCGCGTGGAAGGGAAGTGGGTCGACGGTCGATCAGTCGGAGGAGGTGATCACGGGAGCCTCGATGTGGGCGTCCCCTTCTCTCCAGAGGGTGTAGCTGATGCCGTTGACGACGGTCGACCTGCGGCTGTCGTCGTCGGTCGCAAGGGCGAGCTTGGCCGACACCCAGGAGCCGTTTCTCGGTATCGGCAGTCCGAGGTCCTCCGCGATCCGCGGTCCGGGCTGCTGATG includes these proteins:
- a CDS encoding DNA cytosine methyltransferase encodes the protein MDLFAGPGGLDVAAEKLGVATSGVEWDPSACTTRRAAGLTTYEGDVRRFGPADFPDADVLAGGPPCQTFTVAGNGAGRRALDDVLTFVERMVAREDREAIARDLSKMEDMRTGLVLEPLRWVLEAIDDHDRPYNAIVLEQVPAVLPVWEAYAEALRPEGYAVDYGLLHTEAYGVPQTRKRAVLIARKEKDRESVKLPSPTHRTYRKGVSRDSGDTDLLPWRAMDDVLDRKSPFLVISNYGTGGDPKARGRRHSSEPSATVTGKISRNRVVSPDGAELERFSFSEAGRLQTFPTDYPWSGRDVGQQIGNAVPPRLAMHVLSAAFDWAPPSESMLKTLETWKSEEAPAGDIGEETGTTVLEYV